In the Stegostoma tigrinum isolate sSteTig4 unplaced genomic scaffold, sSteTig4.hap1 scaffold_162, whole genome shotgun sequence genome, one interval contains:
- the LOC132207803 gene encoding gastrula zinc finger protein XlCGF7.1-like, whose product MRMLPCTDCVKSFNQLRCLNKHSTILNPEKLHVFLCKRGFSKSSNLERHKDTSTMDKPWKCEYCGKRFSWPSQLEIHGRTLTGARPFTCSKCGRGFRESSNLLAHQRVHTNDRPFKCSDCGKCYKCSGDLMSHKRVHTNEKPFRCSHCKTGVRKSSELCVHQRTHTGERPYTCSACRKGFINSSNLLRHQRVHSVKRTFKCSDCEETFKSSNNLLRHQRTHTGEKPFTCSVCGKAFTRSSTLVTHQRIHTGERPFTCSMCVKKFTCASHLLKHQRTHTEDRPFTCSVCGKGFTESSNLLQHQRVHN is encoded by the coding sequence ATGAGAATGTTACCGTGCACTGactgtgtaaagagctttaaCCAATTACGATGCCTGAATAAGCATTCCACCATTCTCAACCCAGAGAAATTACACGTTTTTTTATGTAAAAGAGGTTTCAGCAAATCATCCAACCTGGAGAGACACAAAGACACCAGCACCATGGacaaaccatggaaatgtgagtactgtgggaagagattcagttggccatcccagctggaaatacATGGACGCACTCTCACGGGGGccaggccgttcacctgctccaaGTGTGGAAGAGGATTCAGAGAGTCATCCAACCTGCTTGctcaccagcgggttcacactaatgacagaccttttaaatgttcagACTGTGGAAAGTGCTAcaaatgttctggtgacctgatGTCCCATAAACGTGTTCACACCAATGAGAAACCTTTCAGGTGCTCTCACTGCAAGACTGGAGTCAGAAAATCATCTGAACTCTGTGTACATCAGCGCacccacactggggagaggccatatACCTGCTCTGCATGCAGGAAGGGATTCATTAATTCATCCAACCtgttgagacaccagcgagttcattcTGTGAAGAGAACTTTTAAATGTTCTGACTGTGAGGAGACTTTTAAAagtagcaataacctgctgagacaccaacgcactcacactggagagaagccattcacctgctctgtgtgtgggaaagcaTTTACACGATCATCGACCCTGGTcacacaccagcgaattcacactggggagcgaccattcacctgctccatgtgtgtaAAGAAATTCACATGTGCATCTCACCTTCTGAAACACCAACGCACTCATACAGAGGACAGGCCATTTACTTGCTCtgtttgtgggaagggattcactgagTCATCCAATCTGCTGcaacatcagcgagttcacaaCTGA